The following nucleotide sequence is from Candidatus Thermoplasmatota archaeon.
AGAAATCTCGTCTCGCATCCTCTTCGGGCGGTAATGCAATCGCTGGGACTTGCGATGCGCCGCCTGAGAATCCCATGTTCCTCAAGTTAGTAGTCCAGCTCGCGTTACATATACTCTTGCCGGGCATCCCACGGAGAGAGCCCTCCTTGCCCTTCTCCAGAAGTCCATCGTGCTCTGTAGAAACCCTCTGAAAAGCGACATCCTGGAAAGGTAGAAACGTCGGCACGACATGGCCCCACCCTGGAGACAAGCCAGTTCCACAAAGAGTTGTCTTGGCTCCAAGGGATGGGATGGCCTCGTGCCGTGGGATGGGAAGAAAGCGAACCAGCATAAACTGGTTCGCATCGTTCGTCGTCAGAAGAGGGTCTTGAAGAGGGCCAGATACCCTCTTCGAGGGTCGAAGTATGCGAATCACCTGTACACGGATCACCAGCATGTGGTCCTGCTAGCGCTCCGCCAACACTTCAGGAAGTCGTACAGGGACTTCTGCGAGATGCTCGAGGTCTGCACTGAGATCATGGACGAGCTTGGCCTGAAGAGGGTGCCTCACTGGACAACGCTCCAGAAGTTCTCCAGGCGTGCGGACGCGAGGAGGCTGGAGCGCCTCCTCCTCGAATACTTGGTGGAGGCGAGATTGAGTGTATTGCATCTGGCCGTTGACTCGACGGGGTTCAGCTCGACATCTGCGAGCACTTATTACACTCGTGTGCTCGAGGACAGGAAGAGCAAGATCGGTGGACACCGTCGGGGTGTCCTTACGCGCCACTACATGAAGCAGACGGTGGCGGTGGAGACGAGGAAGCAGCTCATAGTCGCGGTGAAGTTCAGGCGAGGTCCGTCGAATGATTCGCCGGACTTCCCGCGCGTGCTCGAGAAGGTTCGGCCAGCCGGGCTTCCAGTGAGGCTCGTCGTAGCTGACAAGGGCTACGACGCTGAATCGAACCACGAGTACGCCCAAGAGGTCCTGGGTGCGCGGACGATGATCCCCGTCCGCTACCGAGGGCCGGGGATCAGGGTGGGAGGACGGTACCGGAGGAGGCATCTGAGGGATTTTGATGAGGACGCATATCACGAGCGCGCGAAGGTGGAGACGGTGTTCTCTGTGGAGAAGCGGAAGATGGGGTCGCATGTGCTGGCTCGGGTTCCGAGCCAGCAGCACAAGGAACTCATCTTCCGGGCATTCTCATACAACTCTGGGAGGATGGAATCTCTCTTTTTGCTCTTCATCGAGGATTTCTACAAAGCACAGCCTCGGAAAAGACCTCTATGTAGAAATGTCCCGCTATCCTATTCGATATCGACTATCTTCTTCTCAAATCCCTTCATTCTCACGGATCCGGGAGCTATCGGACATGCCTCTATTCGCGGTCTACGCCGCACTATGGCAACTTCGTCCCTTGTCAAGGATTTGCCCCAATCCATAGGACGCACTCGAAGTGCACTCTTTTCCCGGGGTCGGATCAGTGACGGAATATCGTATGGTCTTTCGACTATTCGTATCCTGCGGACACTAAGGGACGATTTCATCATAACATCCATAGGGGAGGAAAGACGATTGCCCTCAGGGGAATCATTGTGGACACAATAACTCAGGTTGTATTGTATGTCATTGTTGCGGTTCTAGCTTCGTTGTTTACCTATGTCTTCTCAATTAGGACAACTAAAAAGAGCAGACTCTATGACGCCAAGATGAAGGCGTATGGCGACGTCGTCGGTCTCTACCAAGAAGCGCTGATAGGCTTAGATAATCTATCCACTCTGCAAGATGTGGATGCTTCGGAGAAGGACGGATTCCTGCCGAATTTCATAAACCTGTTAGGAGAGCTGAGTGGATTGG
It contains:
- a CDS encoding IS5 family transposase — encoded protein: MKRARYPLRGSKYANHLYTDHQHVVLLALRQHFRKSYRDFCEMLEVCTEIMDELGLKRVPHWTTLQKFSRRADARRLERLLLEYLVEARLSVLHLAVDSTGFSSTSASTYYTRVLEDRKSKIGGHRRGVLTRHYMKQTVAVETRKQLIVAVKFRRGPSNDSPDFPRVLEKVRPAGLPVRLVVADKGYDAESNHEYAQEVLGARTMIPVRYRGPGIRVGGRYRRRHLRDFDEDAYHERAKVETVFSVEKRKMGSHVLARVPSQQHKELIFRAFSYNSGRMESLFLLFIEDFYKAQPRKRPLCRNVPLSYSISTIFFSNPFILTDPGAIGHASIRGLRRTMATSSLVKDLPQSIGRTRSALFSRGRISDGISYGLSTIRILRTLRDDFIITSIGEERRLPSGESLWTQ